A DNA window from Bombus huntii isolate Logan2020A chromosome 10, iyBomHunt1.1, whole genome shotgun sequence contains the following coding sequences:
- the LOC126870529 gene encoding histone-lysine N-methyltransferase SETD1B-A-like translates to FALLDYNIRSGKQLKEIDLSTNSKALTEQKQRDSRGVSSSNRHLKLGDAHQVANYFLTGGPLKGHAHFVKDCDSNNDDNDTEKTSNPTIKTNTDLLINEQDSNTTSSDSIVGAPLPHIPLPHIPPPHIPPVPHIPPLPIPPHLNSILHPALNTISRLPHLLGNNFLQSVLHPDLHPHINTLHDIPSTLVKTVSAPVSELINARSELQDMLHPNGSFLRSINEVSNTKCNVM, encoded by the exons tttGCTTTGTTAGATTACAATATACGTTCTGGAAAGCAATTGAAGGAAATTGATTTGAGTACCAACTCCAAAGCACTGACTGAACAAAAGCAGCGAGATTCGCGTGGTGTATCAAGCTCTAATCGACATCTTAAACTAG GTGATGCTCACCAAGTTGCAAACTATTTTCTCACTGGAGGACCATTAAAAGGTCATGCACATTTCGTAAAAGATTGTGATTCAAATAATGATGACAATGATACAGAAAAAACAAGTAATCCTACTATTAAGACTAATACAGATTTACTTATAAATGAACAGGATTCAAACACAACTTCATCCGATTCTATTGTTGGGGCTCCTTTACCACATATTCCTCTACCACATATTCCTCCACCACATATTCCTCCAGTACCACATATTCCTCCACTACCTATTCCTCCGCATTTGAATTCCATTTTACATCCAGCTTTAAATACAATAAGTAGATTACCACATTTGCTAgggaataattttttacaatcTGTATTACACCCTGATTTACATCCACATATCAACACATTACATGATATTCCTAGTACATTAGTAAAAACAGTTAGTGCGCCAGTAAGTGAGTTAATAAATGCCAGATCAGAGCTCCAAGATATGTTGCACCCAAATGGATCGTTTCTTAGAAGTATCAATGAAGTAAGTAATAcaaaatgtaatgtaatgtaa